TGGCATCTTCGAGGAAAGCTGCTTTGAAGTTGATGCGGGCTGGATTGATATTGAAATAGTCTGAAAGAAAGTCGATGGAGTCATATTCGACAATAAAAGCATTGGTTTCAGGCAGATCAAGCCCTTTGGGTACAAGCGCGAGCTCTCCCTCTTTCATGGTGAGCAGGGGTCTAAGCTTGTCGGCAGCATAGGCTTCCGATGTACCGTGCCAGTCAAGATGATCCGGAGTGATGGGAAGCAGCAGATAGATGTTTGGCGAAGCAGTTCGGGTGTGATGCAGGGTAAAAGAACTGGTCTCCAGTACCCAGATGGGTGCATCGGGATCAAGATCTGCCAGTGGCGTACCGATATTTCCTCCGCTTACCGCACCGCGCTTTTCGAGCAGGTGTATGAGCATCTGTGTCGTTGTCGTCTTGCCGTTGGTACCACTAATCCAAACCGTGAACGGTTTGGTATGTGTAGGGTGCTGTGCCCTCACAGCACCATTAGTACAGTCCGGGGTTCCCGGTGCCGTCGGGGGACAGTACCCTGCAGGAGAAAGGAAGTAGTCGTATTCACTGAGCAGGTGTTTCGCTTTTTGGATAAGCGGATGATCCGGTTTGAGGCTTGGCGTGGTGACTTCAAGTTCGCTTTTGTCCGGATCGAACATGGATGAAGGATAGATATGGTTTCCCATTTCATCCGTGTAAGGTTCATTTGTCTTGTCATCGAAGAAAGTACAACCACCGCCAAGTTTTCTGGCGATCGCCTTTGTGGTAAGACCGTATCCGAATAGAGTGGGTTTCATATTATCTGATCTTCAGCGTTATGAGTGCGAGCAGGTTGGTGATGAAAGCAATCATCCAGAAGCGGACGATGATCTTGTTCTCTGCCCATTCTTTGAGTTCAAAGTGATGGTGCAGCGGTGCCATCAAAAAAATGCGTTTTTTTCGTAGTTTGTAGCTTCCGACCTGTAGAATGACAGAAAGGGTTTCCATAACGAAAACAAAACCGATGAGGATCAGAAGTACTTCACTTTTGCCCAGGATGGCGAGGTATGCCAGGAATCCACCGATGGAGAGGCTTCCCGTGTCGCCCATGAATATCTCCGCGGGGTAGCAGTTGTACCATAAAAAACCCATCAATGCGCCGGCAAGTGCCGCAGTGAGCACAAGAACCTCCCCTACGCCTTTGATATGGGGCATGAGGAGGTAGTGGCTGATGATGGCGTGACCGGTAATATAGACGATGACCCCGAGGGAGATGAGAGAGATGATGGATGGCACTGTAGCCAGCCCGTCAAGTCCGTCGGTGAGGTTTACCGCGTTGGTGACAGCGAGGAACATCAGTATCCAGAAAGGGATCGCGAAATAGCCCATGTCAAAAAGCGGTGTTTTGACAAAGGGTACGTAGAATTCGGTAGGGAATCCGGAGTAGATAAGCAGAGCTGTGGAAATAAGGGAAATAATGATCTGAAGACCCATTTTCC
This DNA window, taken from Sulfurovum lithotrophicum, encodes the following:
- a CDS encoding Mur ligase family protein codes for the protein MKPTLFGYGLTTKAIARKLGGGCTFFDDKTNEPYTDEMGNHIYPSSMFDPDKSELEVTTPSLKPDHPLIQKAKHLLSEYDYFLSPAGYCPPTAPGTPDCTNGAVRAQHPTHTKPFTVWISGTNGKTTTTQMLIHLLEKRGAVSGGNIGTPLADLDPDAPIWVLETSSFTLHHTRTASPNIYLLLPITPDHLDWHGTSEAYAADKLRPLLTMKEGELALVPKGLDLPETNAFIVEYDSIDFLSDYFNINPARINFKAAFLEDAMLALAITRVLFDEVDYERINTFKMDLNRQQKLHDAKGRLWVNDSKATNVDAAIQAIRAYDDHHIHLIAGGDDKGVDLHPFFDAMSQVSLTLYTIGTNSDRLLSLANEYNIEAVASKTLENAVTNIDKKMGTNDVALLSPAAASFDQFKNYAQRGEIFIDLVKKL
- the mraY gene encoding phospho-N-acetylmuramoyl-pentapeptide-transferase — protein: MLYELNNLLHMHLFGYISVRAGFAFLLAFLLVLILMPKYIAWAISKNANQPISKYVAAHASKSKTPTMGGAVFIIATVIAAFIVIDLENIYVWIGLFTLIGFGLVGFKDDIGKILSGDNLEGLTPRGKMGLQIIISLISTALLIYSGFPTEFYVPFVKTPLFDMGYFAIPFWILMFLAVTNAVNLTDGLDGLATVPSIISLISLGVIVYITGHAIISHYLLMPHIKGVGEVLVLTAALAGALMGFLWYNCYPAEIFMGDTGSLSIGGFLAYLAILGKSEVLLILIGFVFVMETLSVILQVGSYKLRKKRIFLMAPLHHHFELKEWAENKIIVRFWMIAFITNLLALITLKIR